From the genome of Desertifilum tharense IPPAS B-1220, one region includes:
- a CDS encoding NADH-quinone oxidoreductase subunit M, with protein sequence MLSALIWLPILGAAGVGFWPNFSKSDFSEQDSARCRTLALGVAIVELVWTLVLGVQFHPEIGGMQWSEFFPWIDALGLTYSLGVDGISFPLIAINSLLTAIAIYSSDRAIQRPRLYYSLILFLCGCVAGAFLAQDLLLFFLFYELELIPLYLLIAIWGGKRRGYAATKFLIYTAISGILLLASFLGLVLLTHAPDFVYNPQLAEALPLSSQIPILVGILLAFGIKTPLVPFHTWLPDAHVEASTPISVLLAGVLLKLGTYGLLRFGLCLLPQAWARLAPALAVWAVISVLYGALSAIAQTDMKKMVAFSSVAHMGYILLAAAAATPLSLLAAIFQMVSHGLISALLFLLVGVVYVKAGSRDITQLRGLLNPERGLPMIGSLMVLGVMASAGIPGMVGFVSEFLVFRSTYAAFPVQTLLCMVGTGLTAVYFLLLVNQAFFGRLSPLVEDLPPVQWSDRVPAIALAVLIVLLGVQPTWMVRWSEQTTTAVMKVFPQAQVAQVINFSPPSQFP encoded by the coding sequence ATGCTCAGTGCTTTGATTTGGCTACCGATTTTAGGGGCTGCGGGGGTTGGGTTTTGGCCTAATTTCTCGAAGTCCGATTTTTCCGAACAAGACTCGGCACGCTGTCGCACCCTAGCATTAGGAGTTGCGATTGTAGAGTTAGTGTGGACGCTGGTTCTGGGGGTGCAATTTCACCCAGAAATTGGGGGAATGCAGTGGTCTGAGTTCTTTCCTTGGATTGATGCGTTAGGACTCACCTACAGTTTGGGGGTAGATGGGATTTCTTTCCCGTTAATCGCGATTAATAGTTTGTTGACGGCGATCGCAATCTATAGTAGCGATCGCGCTATTCAACGTCCCCGCCTCTACTACAGCCTGATTTTATTTCTGTGCGGTTGCGTCGCGGGCGCTTTCTTAGCCCAGGATTTACTGTTGTTCTTCCTGTTCTACGAACTCGAACTCATTCCCCTTTATCTGCTGATTGCCATTTGGGGGGGAAAGCGGCGCGGCTATGCAGCGACCAAATTTCTAATCTATACCGCGATTTCCGGTATTTTACTCCTAGCGAGTTTCCTAGGGCTGGTTCTGCTCACCCACGCCCCCGACTTTGTGTATAACCCGCAACTGGCGGAAGCGTTGCCCTTGAGCAGTCAAATTCCCATCCTAGTCGGAATTTTATTAGCATTTGGGATTAAAACGCCCCTAGTCCCCTTCCATACCTGGTTGCCCGATGCCCACGTTGAAGCCTCTACCCCTATTTCAGTGCTGTTAGCAGGGGTACTCTTAAAGTTAGGCACTTACGGGTTATTGCGGTTTGGCTTATGCTTGCTACCTCAAGCTTGGGCTAGGTTGGCTCCCGCACTCGCGGTTTGGGCTGTGATTAGCGTGTTATATGGGGCCTTGAGCGCGATCGCCCAAACTGATATGAAGAAAATGGTCGCCTTTAGCTCTGTCGCCCACATGGGCTACATTCTCCTAGCAGCAGCAGCAGCTACGCCGTTAAGCCTGTTAGCCGCAATTTTTCAAATGGTCAGTCATGGGTTAATCTCCGCTTTACTCTTCCTGCTGGTAGGGGTGGTTTACGTTAAAGCCGGAAGCCGCGATATTACCCAGTTGCGCGGCTTGCTCAACCCAGAACGCGGGCTGCCGATGATTGGCAGTTTAATGGTATTGGGAGTCATGGCAAGTGCGGGAATTCCGGGAATGGTGGGTTTCGTTTCTGAATTTCTCGTGTTTCGGTCAACCTATGCGGCTTTCCCCGTCCAAACCCTCTTGTGCATGGTCGGAACGGGATTAACAGCGGTATACTTCCTGTTACTGGTCAACCAGGCTTTCTTTGGTCGATTATCGCCTCTGGTGGAAGATTTACCGCCCGTGCAATGGTCGGATCGGGTTCCCGCGATCGCGCTTGCGGTTTTAATTGTCTTATTGGGGGTACAACCGACTTGGATGGTGCGTTGGAGCGAACAAACCACCACCGCCGTCATGAAAGTGTTTCCTCAAGCACAGGTGGCTCAAGTTATTAACTTTTCGCCTCCTAGCCAGTTTCCTTAA
- a CDS encoding NAD(P)H-quinone oxidoreductase subunit F yields the protein MNEFLLQSSWWIPFYGLIGAVVTLPWSTGVVRRTGPRPAAYFNLLMTLAAFIHGAFVFRLTWNQPPYEIIFHWLNALDLDLSLTVEISAITIAATELIAGLSLLAQLFALGYMEKDWAMARFFALMGFFEGAMSGIAISDSLLLTYGLLEMLTLSTYLLVGFWYAQPLVVTAARDAFLTKRVGDILLLMGVVALATQANSVNFPELYIWAEDAQLTPIASALLGLALIAGPIGKCAQFPLHLWLDEAMEGPSPASILRNSVVVSCGAYVLIKLQPILALSPVALTTLVVIGSVTAVGASLVALAQIDIKRALSHTTSAYLGLVFIAVGMQWSGFALMLLLAHAIAKALLFMSVGSIIYTTVSQDLTEMGGLATRMPATTTAYLVGAAGLIGLLPLGGFWALRLGIDDLWYTHPLLVAILLLVNGLTALNLTRVFRLVFGGEPQAKTRRAPEVPWAMAVPLVSLTIVTLSVPLMLQRLSLLPSWDYLNLPAVGLIVVSGAAGCLVGSTLGLQRTWSRSVKAPIKFIQDLLAYDFYVDRLYRLTVVFAVEQFSKLTAWFDRFVVDGFVNLVGLAAIFSGQSLKYSSGGQSQLYVLTIVLGVNIFLFVIGWFLYIHP from the coding sequence CTTGGTCAACCGGGGTCGTTCGCCGGACGGGGCCTAGACCCGCCGCCTACTTTAACCTACTGATGACCCTAGCGGCATTTATCCACGGTGCCTTCGTTTTTCGACTCACCTGGAATCAACCGCCCTACGAAATCATCTTTCATTGGCTCAACGCCCTCGACCTAGACCTTTCCCTCACCGTCGAGATTTCCGCAATTACCATCGCCGCCACCGAACTGATCGCCGGCTTAAGCTTGCTGGCGCAACTGTTCGCCCTTGGCTACATGGAAAAAGACTGGGCAATGGCTCGCTTCTTTGCCCTCATGGGCTTTTTTGAAGGAGCCATGAGCGGCATTGCGATCAGCGACTCCCTGCTGCTCACCTATGGGTTGCTGGAAATGCTGACCCTATCAACTTACCTGCTCGTCGGCTTCTGGTACGCCCAACCCCTAGTCGTCACCGCCGCCCGCGATGCCTTTTTAACCAAGCGCGTCGGCGACATTTTGCTGTTAATGGGTGTAGTTGCCTTAGCCACCCAAGCCAATAGCGTCAACTTTCCCGAACTTTACATTTGGGCAGAAGACGCCCAACTCACCCCCATCGCTTCTGCCCTATTAGGTTTAGCCTTAATTGCAGGCCCCATTGGCAAATGCGCTCAATTCCCTTTGCACCTGTGGCTGGACGAAGCAATGGAAGGGCCGAGTCCGGCGTCTATTTTGCGGAACTCCGTCGTTGTCTCTTGCGGCGCGTACGTTCTCATTAAACTTCAACCCATTCTCGCCTTATCTCCCGTTGCCTTAACCACCTTAGTCGTCATTGGTTCCGTGACAGCCGTGGGGGCTTCCCTGGTGGCCTTAGCGCAAATTGACATTAAACGGGCGCTTTCCCACACCACCAGCGCCTATTTGGGACTGGTCTTTATCGCCGTAGGGATGCAATGGTCGGGCTTTGCGCTGATGTTATTGCTCGCTCACGCGATCGCCAAAGCGCTGCTGTTTATGAGCGTGGGTTCGATCATCTACACCACCGTTTCCCAAGACCTGACTGAAATGGGCGGTTTAGCCACCCGGATGCCCGCCACCACCACCGCCTATCTTGTGGGTGCGGCGGGATTGATTGGTTTATTACCCTTGGGGGGCTTTTGGGCCTTGCGCCTAGGCATTGATGACCTGTGGTATACCCATCCCTTACTGGTAGCGATTTTATTGCTGGTTAACGGTTTAACAGCCCTCAACTTGACGCGCGTTTTTCGACTGGTGTTTGGCGGCGAACCGCAAGCCAAAACCCGACGCGCCCCAGAAGTGCCTTGGGCGATGGCGGTTCCTTTGGTGAGCTTAACCATCGTCACCTTGTCGGTTCCCCTGATGTTGCAACGCCTCTCTCTACTACCCAGTTGGGACTATCTCAACTTACCGGCGGTGGGGTTAATTGTGGTATCGGGAGCCGCCGGATGTCTTGTCGGGTCTACTTTGGGTCTGCAACGCACTTGGTCGCGTTCTGTGAAGGCTCCTATTAAGTTTATCCAAGACCTGCTGGCCTATGACTTTTATGTCGATCGGCTGTATCGGCTCACCGTTGTTTTTGCGGTCGAGCAATTTTCTAAACTAACCGCTTGGTTCGATCGCTTCGTGGTTGACGGATTTGTGAATCTGGTTGGCTTGGCGGCAATCTTTAGCGGTCAAAGCCTAAAATACAGCTCTGGAGGACAATCTCAGCTTTACGTTCTCACCATTGTGCTGGGAGTGAATATTTTCCTCTTCGTCATCGGCTGGTTTCTATACATTCATCCCTGA